The Oryzias latipes chromosome 4, ASM223467v1 genome includes a window with the following:
- the LOC101158433 gene encoding 3-keto-steroid reductase isoform X1 gives MKTVVLVTGANSGIGLALCERLLSEAAEGLQLCLACRNMQRARAARQSLLASHPSAQVDLLQLDTSSISSVINAAQEVKLKYERLDYLYLNAGIMPNPQFDVKAFFRGLFSSGVTTMFATGGGIITQRDGVTPDGLREVFATNLFGHFLLVRELEPVLCRAGQTSQLIWTSSNNAHRSAFSLEDLQHQKGTQPYSSSKYASDLLSLALNIHHNNQGLYSSVICPGFVMTNLTYSILPTLPAFLWTLLLPIFWLIRVFTNTFTLTPYSGAEALLWLFKQRPETLDPYAKYHSLTSGLGNNYTQPHGYRSGNSRVSIWQIIGAGKPDEEQIGKKNPTEIQKRPAGPEQPPCLKQNL, from the exons ATGAAAACTGTGGTTTTGGTGACAGGAGCCAACAG TGGCATCGGCCTGGCTCTGTGTGAGCGTCTCCTCTCAGAGGCTGCAGAGGGTCTGCAGCTGTGTCTGGCCTGTAGGAACATGCAACGCGCCCGGGCTGCTCGACAGTCCCTCCTTGCCTCTCATCCTTCAGCTCAAGTGGACCTGTTGCAATTGGACACCAGCAGCATCTCCTCTGTTATCAACGCTGCACAGGAAGTCAAACTCAA GTATGAACGACTGGACTACCTCTACCTGAATGCAGGCATCATGCCGAACCCACAGTTTGATGTGAAAGCCTTTTTCAGAGGTCTCTTCTCTAG TGGAGTCACAACGATGTTTGCCACGGGTGGTGGGATTATCACTCAGAGGGATGGAGTCACTCCTGATGGCCTGCGGGAGGTTTTTGCAACAAACCTGTTTGGTCACTTCCTTCTA GTCAGGGAGCTGGAGCCAGTGCTGTGCCGCGCAGGTCAAACCTCACAGCTCATTTGGACCTCTAGCAACAACGCTCATCGCTCAGCTTTTAGCCTGGAGGACCTGCAGCACCAGAAAGGCACTCAGCCATACAGCTCTTCCAAATACGCCTCTGACCTGCTAAGTTTGGCTCTCAACATCCATCATAACAATCAG GGTTTGTACTCGTCTGTCATTTGTCCTGGTTTTGTGATGACAAACCTGACCTACAGCATTCTGCCCACCTTGCCAGCGTTCCTCTGGACCCTGCTGTTGCCCATCTTTTGGCTC ATAAGAGTGTTCACCAACACATTCACATTGACACCTTACAGTGGAGCTGAAGCACTG CTTTGGCTTTTTAAGCAAAGGCCAGAAACCCTGGATCCATATGCTAAATATCACAGTCTCACATCGGGGCTGGGAAACAACTATACACAGCCGC ATGGATATCGATCTGGAAACAGCAGAGTTAGTATATGGCAAATTATTGGAGCTGGAAAGCCAGATGAggaacaaattggaaaaaaaaacccaactgaGATCCAGAAGAGACCTGCAGGACCGGAACAACCTCCATGTTTGAAGCAAAATCTATGA
- the LOC101158433 gene encoding 3-keto-steroid reductase isoform X2 — MKTVVLVTGANSGIGLALCERLLSEAAEGLQLCLACRNMQRARAARQSLLASHPSAQVDLLQLDTSSISSVINAAQEVKLKYERLDYLYLNAGIMPNPQFDVKAFFRGLFSSGVTTMFATGGGIITQRDGVTPDGLREVFATNLFGHFLLVRELEPVLCRAGQTSQLIWTSSNNAHRSAFSLEDLQHQKGTQPYSSSKYASDLLSLALNIHHNNQGLYSSVICPGFVMTNLTYSILPTLPAFLWTLLLPIFWLIRVFTNTFTLTPYSGAEALLWLFKQRPETLDPYAKYHSLTSGLGNNYTQPRKMDIDLETAELVYGKLLELESQMRNKLEKKTQLRSRRDLQDRNNLHV; from the exons ATGAAAACTGTGGTTTTGGTGACAGGAGCCAACAG TGGCATCGGCCTGGCTCTGTGTGAGCGTCTCCTCTCAGAGGCTGCAGAGGGTCTGCAGCTGTGTCTGGCCTGTAGGAACATGCAACGCGCCCGGGCTGCTCGACAGTCCCTCCTTGCCTCTCATCCTTCAGCTCAAGTGGACCTGTTGCAATTGGACACCAGCAGCATCTCCTCTGTTATCAACGCTGCACAGGAAGTCAAACTCAA GTATGAACGACTGGACTACCTCTACCTGAATGCAGGCATCATGCCGAACCCACAGTTTGATGTGAAAGCCTTTTTCAGAGGTCTCTTCTCTAG TGGAGTCACAACGATGTTTGCCACGGGTGGTGGGATTATCACTCAGAGGGATGGAGTCACTCCTGATGGCCTGCGGGAGGTTTTTGCAACAAACCTGTTTGGTCACTTCCTTCTA GTCAGGGAGCTGGAGCCAGTGCTGTGCCGCGCAGGTCAAACCTCACAGCTCATTTGGACCTCTAGCAACAACGCTCATCGCTCAGCTTTTAGCCTGGAGGACCTGCAGCACCAGAAAGGCACTCAGCCATACAGCTCTTCCAAATACGCCTCTGACCTGCTAAGTTTGGCTCTCAACATCCATCATAACAATCAG GGTTTGTACTCGTCTGTCATTTGTCCTGGTTTTGTGATGACAAACCTGACCTACAGCATTCTGCCCACCTTGCCAGCGTTCCTCTGGACCCTGCTGTTGCCCATCTTTTGGCTC ATAAGAGTGTTCACCAACACATTCACATTGACACCTTACAGTGGAGCTGAAGCACTG CTTTGGCTTTTTAAGCAAAGGCCAGAAACCCTGGATCCATATGCTAAATATCACAGTCTCACATCGGGGCTGGGAAACAACTATACACAGCCGCGTAAG ATGGATATCGATCTGGAAACAGCAGAGTTAGTATATGGCAAATTATTGGAGCTGGAAAGCCAGATGAggaacaaattggaaaaaaaaacccaactgaGATCCAGAAGAGACCTGCAGGACCGGAACAACCTCCATGTTTGA